A single genomic interval of Macadamia integrifolia cultivar HAES 741 chromosome 6, SCU_Mint_v3, whole genome shotgun sequence harbors:
- the LOC122080849 gene encoding protein ELC-like: MVSPPRIHPGGGAATQNAQYIQQFLSNVLSQRGPSALPYAEDVKWLIRQHLLALIENYPGLQPKTATFTHNDGRTVNLLQAEGTIPMVYGGVVYNIPVVIWLMESYPRHPCCVYVTPTRDMIIKRPHPHVNPSGLVSHPYLQNWIYPSSNLVDLVRNLSHLFGRDPPLYSRPQRPNPNPSPTPPPPRSHSPSLNENSNSSSSSSVARPGIPPRVYSSSSSPYGGQFPPSPQRHRPPQQPTTEDPAEVYRRNSINKLMEKLHDDSEALRKSREAEMEGLFNLQQVLRQRDEHLSKELRKFQGETEGLEQELQMILMDTDLLESWLRENEGRVSKAKTVEVEEILEPCDALSKQMLECTASDLAIEDVVYSLDKAVQEGSIPFDQYLRNIRSLSREQFFHRAMASKVRSAQMQAQVSGLAARAGQPQVGRASQYM, translated from the coding sequence ATGGTCTCTCCACCCCGAATCCATCCTGGCGGAGGAGCAGCAACGCAGAACGCCCAATACATCCAACAGTTCCTGAGCAACGTTCTTTCCCAACGCGGGCCTTCGGCGCTGCCCTACGCGGAGGATGTGAAATGGTTGATCCGTCAACATCTTCTCGCCCTTATCGAGAATTACCCTGGCCTGCAACCCAAGACCGCCACCTTTACCCACAACGATGGCAGGACCGTCAACCTTCTACAGGCCGAGGGTACCATTCCCATGGTCTACGGAGGAGTCGTGTATAACATCCCCGTCGTCATCTGGCTTATGGAGTCCTACCCTCGTCACCCTTGCTGCGTTTATGTGACCCCAACTCGCGACATGATCATCAAACGCCCCCACCCTCACGTAAACCCGTCTGGTTTGGTCTCTCATCCTTATCTTCAGAACTGGATCTACCCTAGCTCCAATCTTGTCGATTTGGTTCGTAATCTCAGTCATCTCTTCGGCCGCGATCCTCCTCTCTATTCCCGCCCTCAACGgcccaaccctaaccctagccccactccccctcctcctcgtTCTCATTCTCCTAGCCTCAATGAGAATTCGAATTCTTCTTCATCGTCGTCCGTTGCTCGCCCTGGTATCCCACCAAGGGTTTACTCTTCTTCGTCGTCTCCCTATGGCGGTCAGTTCCCACCGTCGCCCCAGCGGCATCGGCCGCCTCAACAGCCGACGACGGAAGATCCTGCCGAGGTGTATCGGAGGAATTCGATCAACAAGCTTATGGAGAAGTTACATGATGATTCCGAGGCGTTGAGGAAGTCCAGAGAGGCCGAGATGGAAGGCCTTTTCAATTTGCAGCAGGTTTTGCGGCAAAGAGACGAGCACCTCTCCAAGGAGTTGAGGAAGTTTCAGGGGGAGACAGAGGGTCTGGAGCAGGAATTGCAGATGATTCTTATGGATACGGATCTTCTGGAATCGTGGTTGAGGGAGAACGAGGGAAGGGTGAGTAAGGCGAAAACTGTGGAGGTTGAAGAGATTTTGGAGCCTTGTGATGCCCTTTCCAAGCAGATGCTTGAGTGTACTGCGTCCGATTTGGCTATAGAGGATGTGGTTTATTCGCTGGACAAAGCGGTTCAGGAAGGATCGATACCTTTCGATCAGTATTTGAGGAACATTAGGTCACTCTCGCGGGAGCAGTTCTTCCACCGTGCCATGGCTTCAAAGGTCAGGTCTGCGCAGATGCAGGCTCAGGTTTCTGGTTTGGCAGCTCGAGCTGGGCAGCCTCAGGTTGGTCGGGCATCACAATATATGTGA
- the LOC122082821 gene encoding ATP synthase subunit d, mitochondrial — MSGAGKKIADVAAKASKGIDWDGMAKLLVSDEARKEFANLRRTFEEVNSTLQTKFSQEPEPVNWEYYRKGIGSRLVDMYKQAYDSIEIPKYVDTVTPQYKPKFEQLLVELKEAEEKSLKESERLEKEIAEVQELKKKLSTMTANEYFEKHPELKKKFDDEIRNDYWGY; from the exons ATGAGTGGTGCAGGGAAGAAGATAGCCGATGTGGCTGCGAAGGCATCCAAAGGCATTGATTGGGATGGCATGGCGAAGCTCCTGGTCTCGGATGAGGCTCGCAAGGAGTTCGCTAATCTCCGCCGTACTTTCGAGGAAGTCAACTCCACTCTCCAGACCAAGTTCAGTCAG GAACCAGAACCCGTAAACTGGGAATACTACAGAAAAGGAATTGGCTCTCGCTTGGTGGATATGTATAAACAAGCCTATGACA GCATAGAGATCCCCAAGTATGTTGACACTGTGACACCTCAATACAAACCCAAGTTTGAGCAGCTG TTGGTGGAGCTGAAAGAAGCAGAAGAGAAATCCTTGAAAGAGTCTGAGAGACTGGAAAAGGAAATTGCGGAAGTACAAGAGCTGAAA AAAAAGCTAAGCACTATGACTGCAAACGAGTATTTTGAGAAGCATCCAGAGCTGAAGAAGAAGTTCGATGATGAGATCAGGAATGATTATTGGGGTTATTGA